In Deferribacteraceae bacterium V6Fe1, one genomic interval encodes:
- a CDS encoding ABC transporter ATP-binding protein, whose translation MNNLILEAKNIYKSFKKATHVVNVLVNMSLQINKGDFTAVVGPSGSGKSTLLHILGGLDKPDSGEVLFEGKNIFSSNGFIDKFRNENVGFIFQFHYLLNDFNALENVMFPALIKDGNKNRAKMSAEYLLEKVGLKDRMNHYPSELSGGEQQRVAIARALINEPHILLADEPTGNLDRANSDSIFEIFKKLNDDGLTILVVTHDSYLAGMTKNKFNLSKD comes from the coding sequence ATGAATAATCTTATACTGGAAGCTAAAAATATATATAAGAGTTTTAAAAAAGCTACTCATGTCGTAAATGTCCTTGTTAATATGAGTTTGCAAATAAATAAGGGTGATTTTACCGCTGTCGTCGGTCCTTCCGGTTCAGGGAAATCAACACTACTGCATATTTTGGGCGGACTTGACAAGCCTGATTCAGGGGAAGTCCTTTTTGAAGGTAAAAATATTTTTTCTTCAAATGGCTTTATCGATAAGTTTAGAAATGAAAATGTAGGATTTATTTTTCAATTTCATTATCTTTTGAATGATTTTAATGCGCTTGAAAATGTTATGTTTCCTGCCTTAATAAAGGATGGGAATAAAAATAGAGCTAAAATGAGTGCAGAATACCTTCTTGAAAAGGTGGGGCTTAAAGACAGGATGAATCATTACCCTTCTGAGCTTTCAGGTGGTGAACAGCAGAGGGTGGCTATTGCAAGAGCACTTATTAACGAGCCGCATATACTTTTGGCTGATGAGCCTACAGGTAATCTTGACAGGGCAAACAGTGACAGCATATTTGAAATATTTAAAAAGTTAAATGATGACGGGCTTACCATACTTGTCGTGACACATGACAGTTATTTGGCAGGTATGACGAAAAACAAATTTAACTTATCAAAAGACTGA
- a CDS encoding lipoprotein-releasing ABC transporter permease subunit yields the protein MKLHNFIALRYIKSRKETRVLSFISAISIIGIVLGVATLIVVINVMIGFENNLRDKILGANSHIIVNRIDSSPISNWQEVESQINTVEGVKGVSPFLLNQVLLTSERSVSGVIVRGIVPETEVTVTNIEKYMKEGDLKSLDGEDFNIVIGKDLANSLALSVGDEIVMVSPFGKKGPLGFTPRMKRFKITGIFDTGMYEYNNTLTLIPLKAAQKFFELDDIVTGFSVSVFDVNKAGEISHAIRKKLGFPLWSRDWFSMNQNLFSALKLEKAAMFIILTLITVVASFNIMSLITMTVKDKKRDIAILKAMGASSKFIRNIFIRQGLIIGLIGIAIGNIIGYLICYILENYKIISLPEDVYFMDRIPVKIVPEVFILVSISAIVITFISSIIPSIHASKLDPIEALRNE from the coding sequence ATGAAGCTTCATAATTTTATTGCTTTAAGATATATTAAAAGCAGAAAAGAAACCAGGGTCTTGTCTTTCATCTCGGCAATCTCAATTATTGGTATTGTCTTGGGGGTTGCTACTTTAATAGTGGTCATAAACGTAATGATTGGGTTTGAAAATAATTTAAGGGACAAGATATTGGGAGCTAATTCGCATATTATTGTAAATCGGATTGATTCTTCACCGATATCAAATTGGCAGGAAGTTGAATCACAAATTAATACGGTGGAAGGTGTCAAAGGGGTTTCGCCGTTCTTGCTAAATCAAGTTTTGCTTACAAGTGAGAGAAGCGTTAGTGGTGTTATAGTCAGGGGGATTGTACCTGAAACGGAAGTGACAGTTACAAACATTGAGAAATATATGAAAGAAGGGGATTTAAAGTCACTTGATGGTGAAGATTTTAATATTGTAATCGGAAAAGACTTGGCAAATAGCTTGGCTCTTTCTGTTGGGGATGAGATAGTTATGGTTTCCCCCTTCGGCAAAAAAGGACCTCTTGGTTTTACCCCAAGGATGAAACGTTTTAAGATAACGGGTATATTCGATACCGGAATGTATGAGTATAACAACACCTTGACACTTATCCCTCTTAAGGCTGCACAAAAATTTTTCGAGCTTGATGACATAGTGACAGGTTTTAGCGTGAGCGTTTTTGATGTGAATAAGGCGGGAGAGATTTCTCATGCTATCAGAAAAAAGCTTGGATTTCCATTGTGGTCAAGGGATTGGTTTAGTATGAATCAAAATCTTTTTTCAGCATTAAAACTTGAAAAGGCAGCGATGTTTATAATTCTAACTCTTATTACCGTAGTAGCTTCATTTAATATAATGAGCTTGATTACTATGACTGTAAAGGATAAGAAGAGGGATATTGCAATCCTAAAAGCTATGGGAGCAAGCAGCAAATTTATCCGGAATATTTTTATAAGACAAGGTCTGATAATAGGTCTGATAGGTATAGCTATTGGAAATATTATAGGTTACCTTATTTGCTATATATTAGAAAATTATAAGATAATTTCTCTCCCTGAAGATGTGTATTTTATGGACAGGATTCCTGTGAAGATTGTGCCCGAAGTATTTATTCTGGTGAGTATCTCTGCAATCGTGATTACTTTTATATCTTCTATAATCCCGAGCATTCATGCTTCCAAGTTAGACCCGATTGAGGCATTGAGAAATGAATAA
- the guaA gene encoding glutamine-hydrolyzing GMP synthase — protein MDIHSEKILILDFGSQYTQLIARRVRENQVYCEIFPCNADFEKIEGFGAKGIILSGGPSSVYDANSPDVDPKVFELNVPILGICYGMQLICKHFGGIVAKADHREYGRSILNITDNKDIFKGVSNDNKLTVWMSHGDRLEKKPDGFEVIGYTENAPVAAMKHKDKPIYAIQFHPEVVHTVNGSKIIKNFIVDVCGCLQVWTPGNFIHSEIERVREKVGDKKVLCALSGGVDSSVVAVLLHQAIGENLTCIFVNNGLLRLNEAEQVIDTFKNHFKINLVYVDAEEKFLEALKGVSDPETKRKKIGNLFVQVFEEETKKLGDFDFLAQGTLYPDVIESVSFKGPSATIKTHHNVGGLPEDMKFQLIEPLRELFKDEVRQVGLQLGLPAEIIGRHPFPGPGLAIRVLGEVTKERLDVLRLADAIFIEEIKKAGLYNEIWQAFTVLLPVRSVGVMGDERTYEHVAALRAVTSLDGMTADWAHIPYEVLAKVSGRIINEVKGINRVTYDISSKPPATIEWE, from the coding sequence GTGGATATACATTCTGAAAAAATTTTAATATTGGATTTTGGCTCTCAGTACACACAGCTTATTGCAAGAAGGGTAAGAGAAAATCAGGTTTACTGCGAAATATTTCCATGTAATGCAGATTTTGAAAAGATAGAGGGGTTTGGTGCTAAGGGGATTATATTATCAGGTGGTCCATCAAGTGTTTATGACGCAAATTCACCGGATGTTGATCCTAAGGTTTTTGAGCTGAATGTCCCTATATTAGGCATATGCTACGGTATGCAGCTTATATGCAAACACTTTGGCGGTATAGTGGCAAAAGCTGACCACAGAGAATACGGCAGGAGTATCTTAAACATCACGGATAACAAAGATATTTTTAAAGGTGTATCAAATGATAACAAACTTACTGTGTGGATGAGTCACGGGGATAGATTGGAGAAAAAACCTGACGGTTTTGAGGTAATTGGCTACACTGAAAATGCCCCTGTTGCGGCTATGAAGCATAAAGATAAGCCAATCTATGCGATACAGTTTCACCCTGAAGTTGTTCATACTGTAAATGGTTCAAAGATTATAAAAAACTTTATTGTTGATGTTTGCGGATGTCTTCAGGTTTGGACGCCGGGCAACTTTATTCATTCTGAAATAGAAAGGGTAAGAGAAAAAGTTGGGGATAAAAAGGTTTTGTGTGCTCTTAGCGGTGGAGTAGATTCATCCGTTGTTGCGGTATTGTTGCACCAGGCAATCGGTGAAAATCTTACATGTATTTTTGTTAATAACGGATTATTGAGGCTTAATGAGGCTGAGCAGGTAATAGACACATTTAAAAATCACTTCAAAATTAATCTTGTCTATGTTGATGCTGAAGAAAAATTCCTTGAGGCTTTAAAGGGTGTGAGCGATCCTGAGACCAAGCGTAAAAAAATAGGGAATTTGTTTGTACAGGTATTTGAAGAGGAAACAAAAAAGTTAGGCGATTTTGACTTTTTGGCTCAAGGTACACTATACCCTGATGTGATTGAGTCTGTTTCATTTAAAGGACCTTCAGCTACTATCAAGACCCATCACAATGTGGGCGGTTTGCCTGAAGATATGAAGTTTCAGCTGATAGAGCCGTTGAGAGAGCTTTTCAAAGATGAGGTAAGACAGGTTGGCCTGCAGCTTGGCTTGCCTGCTGAGATAATTGGCAGACACCCCTTCCCAGGACCAGGTCTAGCCATAAGGGTTTTGGGTGAGGTTACAAAAGAGCGTTTGGATGTTTTGAGACTTGCGGATGCAATATTTATAGAAGAGATAAAGAAAGCAGGACTTTACAATGAAATATGGCAAGCATTTACCGTACTTTTGCCGGTGAGGTCAGTCGGAGTTATGGGGGATGAAAGGACTTATGAACATGTGGCAGCATTAAGAGCTGTTACAAGTCTTGACGGGATGACAGCAGACTGGGCTCATATCCCTTATGAAGTTTTGGCAAAAGTTTCGGGTAGGATAATAAATGAGGTTAAGGGGATAAATAGAGTAACATATGATATAAGCTCCAAACCACCTGCAACAATTGAGTGGGAATAG
- the guaB gene encoding IMP dehydrogenase has protein sequence MSNKIIKEALTFDDVLLIPRKSDVLPHEVSTKTNLTKKITLNIPLVSAAMDTVTEAKLAIAIAQEGGIGFIHKNMSIEEQAEEVDKVKRSESGMIVDPITIEHGKNVEDALALMSKYKISGIPVTKNGKLYGILTNRDLRFVKNISDPIEKYMTKENLVTVPVGTSLEEAKEHLQEHRIEKLLVVDEDYNLKGLITIKDINKKLKYPNATKDEFGRLRVGAAVGVTPETLERVAALIDKGVDVIVVDTAHGHSKKVIDMVKTLRAKYPELQLVAGNVATAEAVEDLIKAGVDCVKVGIGPGSICTTRVVAGVGVPQITAIMDCAQMAEKYDIPIIADGGVKYSGDVVKAIAAGANVVMIGSLFAGTTESPGEIELYQGRSYKVYRGMGSVGAMKKGSKDRYFQDETEIESKFVPEGIEGRVHYKGDLSQTIYQLVGGLRSGMGYLGCRTIDEVRNNAKFVRISNAGLRESHVHDVIITKEAPNYWVNT, from the coding sequence ATGAGCAATAAAATAATTAAAGAAGCTTTAACTTTTGATGATGTGTTATTAATTCCGAGAAAAAGTGATGTGCTGCCACATGAGGTTTCCACAAAGACGAATCTTACAAAGAAGATTACCCTAAATATTCCCCTTGTAAGTGCTGCGATGGATACGGTTACTGAGGCAAAGCTTGCGATTGCTATAGCTCAAGAGGGCGGTATAGGATTTATCCATAAAAATATGAGTATCGAAGAGCAGGCAGAAGAAGTGGATAAGGTCAAAAGGTCTGAAAGCGGCATGATTGTTGACCCTATAACCATTGAGCATGGTAAGAATGTTGAAGATGCACTTGCTTTGATGTCCAAGTATAAGATTTCAGGTATTCCTGTGACCAAAAATGGAAAGCTTTATGGGATTCTTACAAACAGAGATTTAAGGTTTGTGAAAAATATTTCAGACCCGATAGAAAAATATATGACGAAAGAGAACCTTGTCACTGTTCCGGTGGGGACATCTTTGGAAGAAGCAAAAGAGCATTTACAGGAACACAGGATTGAAAAACTTTTGGTAGTTGATGAAGACTATAATTTAAAGGGTTTAATTACAATTAAAGATATTAATAAAAAGCTAAAATATCCAAATGCCACCAAAGATGAATTTGGCAGGCTAAGGGTAGGTGCTGCTGTTGGTGTTACCCCTGAAACTTTGGAAAGGGTTGCTGCTCTTATTGACAAAGGGGTGGACGTCATAGTTGTGGATACCGCTCATGGACACTCCAAAAAAGTTATAGATATGGTGAAAACATTGAGAGCAAAATACCCTGAGCTTCAACTTGTGGCTGGTAATGTGGCAACTGCCGAAGCTGTGGAAGATTTGATAAAAGCTGGGGTTGATTGTGTTAAAGTGGGGATAGGTCCTGGTTCGATATGTACGACAAGAGTTGTTGCAGGTGTCGGTGTACCTCAAATTACCGCTATTATGGATTGTGCACAGATGGCAGAAAAGTACGACATACCGATTATTGCTGACGGTGGTGTCAAGTATTCAGGTGATGTGGTAAAAGCGATAGCAGCAGGTGCAAATGTAGTGATGATAGGCTCTCTTTTTGCAGGGACTACCGAGTCCCCCGGAGAAATTGAACTTTATCAGGGGAGAAGCTACAAGGTGTACAGAGGTATGGGCAGTGTAGGTGCAATGAAAAAAGGGAGTAAAGATAGATATTTTCAGGATGAAACCGAGATAGAAAGCAAATTTGTCCCAGAAGGGATTGAAGGTAGAGTACACTACAAAGGGGATTTAAGTCAGACGATTTATCAGTTAGTTGGTGGACTTAGGTCAGGTATGGGATATTTAGGTTGTAGAACGATCGATGAGGTCAGAAATAATGCAAAATTTGTCAGAATTTCTAATGCCGGACTTAGAGAAAGTCACGTGCATGATGTAATAATTACAAAAGAAGCTCCGAATTATTGGGTTAATACATAG
- a CDS encoding NAD+ synthase: MNINVELVTKILCNFIKEETEKIGVKNVVVGLSGGIDSALSATLAVRALGKERVFLYYLPYKSSSEQSKKDAIAVADFLGVKLEEIEITNFVEPYFESQLEMSKLRKGNVMARMRMIVLFDKSAEVGGIVLGTSNKTELLLGYGTWYGDLASAINPIGDLYKTQVWKLSEYLNIPKQVVEKKPTADLWEGQTDEQELGFSYKEVDQLLYKMIDERYSVKELIEDGFKEDFVTNISERIRKNQFKRQLPMIAKISLRTIDRDFRYSRDWGY; the protein is encoded by the coding sequence ATGAATATTAATGTTGAACTTGTAACTAAAATACTGTGCAATTTTATTAAAGAAGAAACAGAAAAGATAGGTGTCAAAAATGTTGTCGTTGGTTTGAGCGGAGGAATAGATTCCGCACTGTCAGCTACGCTGGCGGTGAGAGCTTTAGGTAAAGAGAGAGTATTCTTATATTATCTTCCCTATAAATCAAGTAGTGAGCAGAGTAAAAAAGATGCTATTGCTGTAGCAGATTTTTTGGGTGTGAAGCTTGAAGAGATAGAAATTACAAACTTTGTGGAGCCTTACTTTGAATCTCAGCTCGAGATGAGTAAGCTTAGAAAAGGTAATGTAATGGCAAGAATGAGAATGATAGTGCTTTTTGATAAGTCTGCAGAGGTTGGAGGAATAGTTTTAGGCACAAGTAATAAAACCGAGCTACTCTTAGGTTACGGGACATGGTATGGTGATTTGGCTTCAGCAATAAATCCTATCGGTGATTTATACAAGACACAGGTCTGGAAACTCTCAGAATATTTAAATATCCCTAAGCAAGTAGTTGAAAAAAAACCTACGGCAGATCTTTGGGAAGGTCAGACTGATGAGCAGGAGTTAGGTTTTAGTTACAAGGAAGTTGACCAATTGCTGTATAAGATGATAGATGAGAGATATTCCGTAAAAGAGTTGATAGAAGACGGTTTTAAGGAAGATTTTGTGACAAATATTTCCGAGAGAATCAGAAAAAACCAATTTAAAAGACAATTACCTATGATAGCAAAAATAAGTCTAAGGACAATAGACAGAGACTTTAGATATAGTAGAGATTGGGGATATTAA
- a CDS encoding hydrolase, translating to MINISIAQIRPFLGNLNKNTEMHFELIENAIKEKKDLIVFPELSLTGYNLKDLVYDVSLTEDSEIISKLKEYSKYISIIAGFVYEDKQHLFYNASGYFETGNLLHLHKKVFLPNYTMFEESRYFAKGDRFETFNTKFCKSGILICEDALHISSVLTLSKQNVETIYVVSNSPARGLFEDSFYPKELWYNTLKYIATNLTVNVVFANRVGVEEGITFWGGSAAFSPNGKSLLESELFEQKIEDIRIDKKELRRARISSPFFRDEDFKILKRFLDSCGENYEY from the coding sequence ATGATTAATATTTCTATTGCACAGATAAGGCCTTTTTTAGGGAATCTTAATAAAAATACAGAGATGCACTTTGAGTTAATAGAAAACGCCATTAAAGAGAAAAAAGACCTGATTGTGTTTCCTGAATTATCCCTTACAGGTTATAATTTAAAAGATTTAGTATATGACGTATCGCTTACAGAAGATTCGGAAATAATTTCCAAGTTGAAAGAATATTCAAAATATATTTCAATCATAGCCGGGTTTGTATATGAAGATAAACAGCACCTTTTTTATAATGCCAGCGGCTATTTTGAAACCGGAAATTTATTGCATTTGCACAAAAAAGTATTTTTACCGAATTATACAATGTTTGAAGAGTCAAGATATTTTGCCAAAGGGGACAGATTTGAGACTTTCAATACCAAATTTTGTAAGAGTGGAATTTTAATATGTGAAGATGCTTTGCATATATCTTCAGTTTTAACACTCAGCAAGCAAAATGTTGAAACTATTTATGTGGTATCCAACAGCCCGGCAAGAGGACTTTTTGAGGATAGTTTTTATCCAAAAGAGCTTTGGTACAACACGCTAAAATATATTGCCACCAATTTGACCGTTAATGTTGTTTTTGCAAACAGAGTTGGAGTAGAAGAGGGGATAACATTCTGGGGTGGCTCGGCAGCGTTTAGCCCAAATGGGAAAAGTCTGCTTGAATCGGAATTATTTGAACAAAAAATTGAGGATATACGAATTGATAAAAAAGAGCTTCGAAGGGCAAGAATTAGTTCACCATTTTTTAGAGATGAAGATTTTAAAATCTTGAAAAGGTTTCTTGATAGCTGCGGAGAAAATTATGAATATTAA
- the moaC gene encoding cyclic pyranopterin monophosphate synthase MoaC, which translates to MDFTHFDENGKSRMVDVTDKSVTAREATATGYISMKKDTLERILDNKIFKGNVFEVARVAGIMGVKQTATLIPMCHPLNISSVDIDFIPEIENSRVKISVTVKLSGKTGVEMEALTGVSIAALTIYDMCKAVDKEMVISDIKLIEKKGGKSGHFVRSSDD; encoded by the coding sequence ATGGATTTTACGCATTTCGATGAAAATGGAAAAAGTAGAATGGTCGATGTTACCGACAAGAGTGTCACTGCCAGAGAAGCAACCGCCACCGGCTATATCAGTATGAAGAAAGATACATTAGAACGCATTCTTGATAACAAGATTTTTAAAGGGAATGTGTTTGAAGTTGCAAGGGTAGCTGGCATTATGGGGGTAAAGCAAACGGCAACCCTTATCCCAATGTGCCATCCTCTTAATATTTCATCTGTTGATATAGATTTTATCCCTGAAATTGAAAATTCAAGAGTGAAAATATCTGTGACTGTTAAACTAAGTGGAAAAACGGGAGTAGAGATGGAAGCTTTGACAGGTGTAAGTATCGCGGCACTAACGATTTATGATATGTGTAAAGCGGTAGACAAAGAGATGGTCATTAGCGATATAAAACTTATTGAAAAAAAAGGTGGCAAGTCAGGACATTTTGTAAGGAGCAGTGATGATTAA
- a CDS encoding SH3 domain-containing protein has translation MFKTFLTTVLFFVLCINVFSDTESDAVEFVGIVKKQVANTYENPDEKSKVLRRFYRGTKLIVFEVDEKEWLKVKINNAKTGYIKREDVDFKNTLKKEAVKNSYKYNKVSLELKSVIERFNINFSESMYFQQEGIVPQFEYMDLFFKDGYLKAEFVYTTKTKFENEKTAGKENPFADEIKDFIELLFFKMMIYEAELYRINLYKYNYNGKLVEKVLYATFEYKYDDEQFKLIKNKKGMIWNFVKASIPLEEVFKYYP, from the coding sequence ATGTTTAAGACATTCTTAACCACCGTACTATTTTTTGTTTTATGTATAAACGTATTTTCTGACACTGAAAGTGATGCTGTAGAGTTTGTCGGTATAGTTAAAAAACAGGTTGCCAATACATATGAAAATCCGGACGAAAAGTCAAAAGTATTAAGAAGATTTTATAGAGGGACTAAGCTTATAGTGTTTGAAGTTGATGAGAAAGAATGGCTTAAAGTAAAAATAAATAATGCAAAAACGGGATATATTAAAAGGGAAGATGTCGATTTTAAAAATACGTTAAAAAAAGAGGCTGTTAAAAATTCTTACAAATATAATAAGGTCAGTTTGGAATTAAAATCCGTAATTGAAAGGTTTAATATAAATTTTAGTGAATCAATGTACTTTCAGCAGGAAGGTATTGTGCCTCAATTTGAGTATATGGATTTGTTTTTTAAAGATGGTTATCTTAAGGCTGAATTTGTTTATACGACAAAAACAAAATTTGAAAATGAAAAAACTGCAGGGAAGGAAAATCCGTTTGCGGATGAAATTAAAGATTTTATAGAGCTTCTATTTTTTAAAATGATGATTTATGAAGCTGAACTTTACAGAATAAACTTGTATAAGTATAATTATAATGGCAAATTAGTAGAAAAAGTATTATATGCAACTTTTGAATATAAGTATGATGATGAACAGTTTAAATTAATAAAAAACAAAAAAGGGATGATATGGAATTTTGTCAAAGCCAGCATCCCGCTGGAAGAAGTTTTTAAATATTATCCTTAA